The following is a genomic window from Marinobacter sp. NP-4(2019).
TCGAAGCGGGTAACCGGGCGTTCGACGATGTTGCCGTCGCGGTCATGGATCTCGACCCGGTCACGGCGGATATCGGCAATGTCCCCTTCTTCCAGGAACATGAAACGATCGGTGACTGGTAGCAGGGCCAACTGATCAGAGGCAATGAAATTCTCGCCAATACCCACGCCTATGACCAACGGGCTCCCTTCACGGCAGACCACCAGGTGGTCTGGCTCATCGGCATGGATCACGGCCAGTGCGTAGGCGCCACGGAGAAGGCTGATGGCTGCCTTGACGGCATCGTACAGGTTACCCAGCTCGCGATAATGTTGTTCAATCAGGTGGGCGACCACTTCGGTGTCGGTCTGGGAGGTGAACTCAAAGCCTTCGGCTTTCAGGCCTTCCCGCAGTTCCTGATAGTTCTCGATGATGCCGTTATGGACAATGGCCAGGCGATCCCCGGACATGTGTGGGTGGGCGTTCAGCTGGGACGGTTCACCGTGGGTGGCCCAACGGGTATGGGCAATACCGACGGTGCCTTCCAGGGCATTGGCGCCAATGGCATCTGCCAGTGCCGCAACCTTGCCTACCTCCCGGGCGCGCTGCACGGTAATACCGCCATCCATGACCGCCATGCCGGCGGAGTCATAACCCCGATATTCAAGTCGGCGCAGGCCTTCCAGAAGAATGCCCTGGACCTCACGTTCCGATACCGCACCTACAATGCCACACATGTTTTATTCACCTGTCAGATAATTTGCTGTGTTACGGGCCAATCAGGACTTTTTGACCGGTCTGTCCCAGTCTGCAATGTTGCGCTGGCGCCCCCTGGCTACCGCCAGTTCGCGATCAGACACATCACGGGTAATGGTGGAACCGGCACCAATAGTGGCGCCTTCGGCAACGGTTACCGGCGCCACCAGCGAGGTATTGGAACCCACGAAGACACCATCCCCGATCACCGTCTGGTGTTTATTCACACCATCATAATTGCAGGTGATGGTTCCTGCACCCACATTCACATTACGGCCCAGTGAGGCATCGCCCACGTAACTGAGGTGATTGATCTTGCTACCCTCACCCACAACCGCCTTCTTGGTCTCGACGAAGTTACCCACCTTGGTGTCGTCAGCCAGGCGGGTGCCGGGGCGCAGGCGGGCAAACGGACCAATCTGCGCGTTAGCGCCGATCTCGGCGCCTTCAATCACCGAATGAGCCTTGATCTGTGCACCGGCGGCAATCTTCGCATCGCGGATCACGCAACCCGGCCCGATGGAGACACCGTCCGCCAGTTCCACATCGCCTTCAAAGACCACGTTGACGTCGATGAGGATGTCATTGCCAATCGATAGATTGCCGCGCACATCCACACGGGCGGGGTCGGCGAGAGTGGCGCCTTCGGTCATCAGGCGATCGGCTTCCCGCCGCTGAAACCAGCGTTCCAGTTCCGCCAGTTGCAGGCGGTTATTCACACCCTGTACCTCGAAGGCATTCCCGGGCTGGGAAACCGCTACCCGCATTCCATGTTCCACGGCCATCGCGATGATATCGGTCAGGTAGTACTCGCCCTGGGCGTTGCGATTGGAGAGCTGGGGC
Proteins encoded in this region:
- the glmU gene encoding bifunctional UDP-N-acetylglucosamine diphosphorylase/glucosamine-1-phosphate N-acetyltransferase GlmU, encoding MSPLHVVILAAGQGSRMKSALPKVLHALAGRPMLHHVIATARQLQAEQIHAVIGHGADQVKAATSKQPVNWVLQQEQLGTGHAVAQALPDLPDDARVLVLYGDVPLTGVGTLEALVSQIDNDTLGLLTVTMDDPQGYGRIIRDDEGKVTSIVEQKDASDAQQQIREVNTGILAVTARRLKDWLPQLSNRNAQGEYYLTDIIAMAVEHGMRVAVSQPGNAFEVQGVNNRLQLAELERWFQRREADRLMTEGATLADPARVDVRGNLSIGNDILIDVNVVFEGDVELADGVSIGPGCVIRDAKIAAGAQIKAHSVIEGAEIGANAQIGPFARLRPGTRLADDTKVGNFVETKKAVVGEGSKINHLSYVGDASLGRNVNVGAGTITCNYDGVNKHQTVIGDGVFVGSNTSLVAPVTVAEGATIGAGSTITRDVSDRELAVARGRQRNIADWDRPVKKS